One part of the Oncorhynchus kisutch isolate 150728-3 linkage group LG22, Okis_V2, whole genome shotgun sequence genome encodes these proteins:
- the fem1b gene encoding protein fem-1 homolog B, with amino-acid sequence MDSLAGYVYKAAAEGRVLTLAALLLNHSEAETRYLLSYVTHLAGQRSTPLIIASRNGHDKVVRLLLDHYKVDTEQTGTVRFDGYVIDGATALWCSAGAGHFEVVRQLVCHQANVNHTTVTNSTPLRAACFDGRLDIVKYLVEHQANISIANKYDNTCLMIAAYKGHTDVVGFLLEHGADPNAKAHCGATALHFAAEAGHLDIVKELVRCQAAMVVNGHGMTPLKVAAESCKADVVELLLLHAECDPHSRIEALELLGASFANDRENYDILKTYHYLYLAMLERHRDLGALIAKELLPPIEAYGGRGECRTPQELEAIRADRNALHMEGLMVRERILGSDNIDVSHPIIYRGAVYADNMEFDQCIKLWLHALLLRQKGNRNTHKDLLRFAQVFSQMVHLKEPVGAEPVKQVLHCSVLEIQRSMARVEAAPEAELHTAMDNYESNVFTFLYLVCISTKTVCGEEERARINKQIYNLIQLDPRSREGSSLLHLAISSSTPVDDFHTNDVCTFPNAQVTKLLLDCGAQVNAVDHEGNSPLHIIVQYNRPISDFLTLHAIIISLVEAGAHTDMTNKQKKTPLDKSTTGVSEILLKTQMKMSLKCLASRAVRQHQITYRNQIPKTLEEFVEFH; translated from the exons ATGGACTCGCTTGCCGGGTACGTATACAAAGCGGCTGCTGAGGGCCGAGTCCTGACGTTGGCCGCCCTGCTGCTCAACCACTCCGAGGCTGAGACACGATATTTACTGAGTTACGTGACCCACCTCGCTGGCCAACGGTCAACTCCTCTCATCATTGCATCTCGAAACGGACACGACAAAGTTGTGAGGCTGCTGCTGGATCACTACAAGGTGGATACTGAACAGACTGGCACAGTCAGATTTGACGG GTATGTCATTGATGGGGCCACCGCCTTGTGGTGTTCGGCTGGCGCAGGACACTTTGAGGTGGTCCGCCAGTTGGTGTGCCACCAGGCGAATGTCAACCACACCACTGTCACCAACTCCACCCCCCTGAGAGCGGCCTGCTTTGATGGGCGCCTGGACATTGTGAAATACCTGGTGGAACACCAGGCCAACATCAGCATTGCCAACAAGTATGACAACACCTGCCTGATGATCGCCGCCTACAAGGGCCACACGGACGTGGTGGGCTTTCTGCTGGAGCATGGCGCTGACCCCAATGCCAAGGCCCACTGCGGGGCCACCGCCCTGCACTTTGCTGCTGAGGCAGGCCACCTGGACATTGTGAAGGAGCTGGTGCGCTGCCAGGCAGCCATGGTGGTGAACGGCCATGGCATGACGCCACTCAAAGTGGCGGCGGAGAGCTGCAAGGCGGATGTGGTGGAGTTGCTGCTGTTGCATGCTGAGTGTGACCCACACAGCCGCATCGAGGCTCTGGAGCTCCTGGGTGCCTCGTTCGCCAACGACCGGGAGAACTATGACATCCTCAAGacctaccactacctctacctggccatgctggaGCGCCACCGCGATCTCGGCGCGCTCATCGCCAAGGAGCTGCTGCCACCCATCGAGGCCTACGGCGGTAGGGGCGAGTGCCGCACCCCGCAGGAGCTAGAGGCCATCCGGGCGGACCGCAATGCGCTGCACATGGAGGGCCTGATGGTGCGCGAGCGCATCCTGGGCTCGGACAACATCGACGTGTCACACCCCATCATCTACCGGGGTGCCGTGTATGCCGACAACATGGAGTTCGACCAGTGCATCAAGCTGTGGCTGCACGCGCTGCTCCTGCGCCAGAAGGGCAACCGCAACACTCACAAGGACCTGCTGCGCTTCGCCCAGGTCTTTTCCCAGATGGTGCACCTGAAGGAGCCGGTGGGGGCGGAGCCAGTGAAACAGGTGCTGCACTGCAGCGTGCTGGAGATCCAGAGGAGCATGGCCAGGGTGGAAGCAGCGCCTGAGGCCGAGCTTCACACGGCCATGGACAACTACGAGTCCAACGTGTTCACCTTCCTTTACCTGGTGTGCATCAGCACCAAGACAGTGTGTGGTGAGGAGGAGCGCGCCCGCATCAACAAGCAGATCTACAACCTGATCCAGCTGGACCCGCGCTCGCGGGAGGGCTCGTCCCTCTTGCACCTGGCCATCAGCTCCAGCACTCCAGTGGACGACTTCCACACCAACGATGTGTGCACCTTTCCCAACGCGCAGGTAACCAAGCTGCTGCTAGACTGCGGCGCGCAGGTGAACGCGGTGGACCACGAGGGCAACAGTCCGCTGCACATCATTGTGCAGTACAACCGGCCCATCAGCGACTTCCTGACGCTGCACGCCATCATCATCAGTCTGGTGGAAGCGGGCGCCCACACTGACATGACCAACAAGCAAAAGAAGACGCCACTGGACAAGAGCACCACGGGAGTGTCGGAGATCCTGCTCAAGACCCAGATGAAGATGAGCCTCAAGTGCCTGGCGTCGCGGGCCGTTCGCCAGCACCAAATCACATACCGCAACCAGATCCCTAAGACTCTGGAGGAGTTTGTGGAGTTCCACTGA